One segment of Solanum stenotomum isolate F172 chromosome 1, ASM1918654v1, whole genome shotgun sequence DNA contains the following:
- the LOC125853750 gene encoding probable NAD(P)H dehydrogenase (quinone) FQR1-like 1, whose product MGKGGGCMPTKNKFPINEPAERPVSQTDITGTGSEAEGSKKLRIFIVFYSMYGHVETLARRLKKGVDGIEGVEGVLYMVPEILAPDVLERMKAPPKNDEIPVISVDELMEADGFLFGFPTRYGCMAAQMKAFFDSTGKMWREQKLAGLPAGFFVSTGTQGGGQETTAWTAVTQLAHHGMLYVPIGYTFGAGMFRMDSIIGGSPYGAGTFSGDGSREPSEPELALAEHQGKYMAMTVKRLSQHHSLRPDSCSTLQT is encoded by the exons ATGGGTAAAGGAGGGGGTTGTATGCCAACAAAGAACAAGTTTCCTATAAATGAACCAGCAGAGAGACCAGTGAGTCAAACTGATATAACAGGAACAGGGTCAGAAGCAGAAGGGTCCAAGAAGTTGAGAATATTCATTGTGTTTTATTCAATGTATGGACATGTTGAAACATTAGCTAGAAGGCTGAAAAAAGGGGTTGATGGTATTGAAGGTGTTGAAGGGGTTTTGTATATGGTTCCTGAAATTTTGGCACCAGATGTTTTGGAACGAATGAAAGCCCCCCCAAAAAATGATGAGATTCCAGTGATATCTGTGGATGAGCTGATGGAAGCTGATGGATTCTTGTTTGGATTTCCTACAAGATATGGATGTATGGCAGCTCAGATGAAGGCATTTTTTGACTCGACGGGGAAGATGTGGAGAGAACAAAAGCTTGCTGGATTGCCTGCAGGGTTCTTTGTCAGTACTGGTACACAAGGAGGTGGGCAGGAGACCACCGC CTGGACAGCAGTCACTCAATTAGCTCACCATGGGATGCTCTATGTTCCAATAGGATACACGTTTGGAGCAGGAATGTTTAGAATGGATTCAATAATTGGAGGTTCTCCATATGGAGCAGGAACTTTCTCTGGAGATGGTAGCAGGGAACCTAGTGAACCAGAGTTGGCACTGGCCGAGCACCAGGGCAAGTACATGGCAATGACAGTTAAAAGATTGTCTCAGCACCATTCCTTACGACCTG ATTCCTGTTCGACCCTTCAGACATAA
- the LOC125852848 gene encoding telomere repeat-binding factor 1-like isoform X1 — MKDKWRNMSVMTNGCGSREKARLALKRMNQARKQDKRSLSISTKAKSDEEMAEARLATTSSDSPQIRGSKRSIIRLENLIMEAISNLKVPGGSNKTTIATYIEFSREAEADAEAAMKALQGEAPQRWSRTRVYCLKGNYPNRRTTNACLLYILKA; from the exons ATGAAG GACAAGTGGAGGAACATGAGTGTGATGACAAACGGCTGTGGTTCTAGAGAGAAAGCAAGGTTGGCTCTCAAAAGAATGAATCAAGCCCGTAAACAGGATAAGAGGTCTTTATCTATCTCCACTAAGGCTAAAAGTGATGAGGAAATGGCTGAAGCAAGGCTAGCTACTACTTCTAGTGATTCTCCACAGATTCGTGGGTCAAAAAGATCTATCATAAG ATTGGAAAATCTTATAATGGAGGCTATAAGCAACTTGAAGGTGCCGGGTGGTTCCAACAAGACTACTATAGCAACGTACATAGAG TTCTCTAGAGAGGCCGAAGCTGATGCTGAAGCTGCAATGAAAGCACTACAAGGGGAAGCACCCCAACGATG GAGTCGAACCCGGGTCTATTGCTTAAAAGGCAATTATCCTAACCGTAGGACTACAAATGCTTGCCTATTGTACATTCTCAAGGCATAA
- the LOC125852848 gene encoding telomere repeat-binding factor 1-like isoform X2 yields MSVMTNGCGSREKARLALKRMNQARKQDKRSLSISTKAKSDEEMAEARLATTSSDSPQIRGSKRSIIRLENLIMEAISNLKVPGGSNKTTIATYIEFSREAEADAEAAMKALQGEAPQRWSRTRVYCLKGNYPNRRTTNACLLYILKA; encoded by the exons ATGAGTGTGATGACAAACGGCTGTGGTTCTAGAGAGAAAGCAAGGTTGGCTCTCAAAAGAATGAATCAAGCCCGTAAACAGGATAAGAGGTCTTTATCTATCTCCACTAAGGCTAAAAGTGATGAGGAAATGGCTGAAGCAAGGCTAGCTACTACTTCTAGTGATTCTCCACAGATTCGTGGGTCAAAAAGATCTATCATAAG ATTGGAAAATCTTATAATGGAGGCTATAAGCAACTTGAAGGTGCCGGGTGGTTCCAACAAGACTACTATAGCAACGTACATAGAG TTCTCTAGAGAGGCCGAAGCTGATGCTGAAGCTGCAATGAAAGCACTACAAGGGGAAGCACCCCAACGATG GAGTCGAACCCGGGTCTATTGCTTAAAAGGCAATTATCCTAACCGTAGGACTACAAATGCTTGCCTATTGTACATTCTCAAGGCATAA